In one window of Haemorhous mexicanus isolate bHaeMex1 chromosome 31, bHaeMex1.pri, whole genome shotgun sequence DNA:
- the CERS2 gene encoding ceramide synthase 2, translating into MFQTFYSYFWWERLWLPANLTWADLEDRDGRVYAKASDLYITLPLAFLFLVVRHLFETYVATPLAGLLNVKEKVRLKATPNAVLEKFYAATSKHPKQADVEMLSKKSGCTVRQVERWFRRRRNQDRPSLLKKFREASWRFTFYLIAFIAGMAVIVDKPWFYDLREVWKGYPIQSVLPSQYWYYMIELSFYWSLLFSIASDVKRKDFKEQIIHHVATIILISFSWFANYVRAGTLIMALHDSSDYLLESAKMFNYAGWRNTCNNIFIIFAAVFIITRLVILPFWIMHCTMVYPLELYPAFFGYYFFNVMMVVLQSLHIFWAYLIIRMAQKFITGKVVEDERSDREETDNSEEEEEVTKNGPLSNGHPVLNNNHRKTD; encoded by the exons ATGTTTCAGACCTTCTACAGCTATTTTTGGTGGGAACGGCTCTGGCTCCCGGCAAACCTCACCTGGGCTGACCTTGAGGACCGGGATGGGCGAGTCTATGCCAAAGCCTCTGACCTGTACATCACCCTCCCCTTGGCCTTCCTCTTCCTCGTTGTCCGGCACCTCTTTGAAAC GTACGTGGCCACCCCCCTGGCCGGGCTCCTGAACGTCAAGGAGAAGGTGCGGTTAAAAGCCACCCCCAACGCGGTGCTGGAGAAGTTCTATGCTGCCACCAGCAAACACCCCAAGCag gccgACGTGGAGATGCTCTCCAAGAAGAGCGGCTGCACCGTGCGCCAGGTCGAGCGCTGGTTCCGCCGCCGCCGCAACCAGGACCGGCCCAGCCTGCTCAAGAAATTCAGGGaggccag TTGGAGATTCACCTTTTACCTTATTGCTTTCATTGCTGGCATGGCTGTCATAGTGGAT AAACCTTGGTTCTACGACCTCCGGGAGGTGTGGAAGGGATACCCCATCCAG AGCGTGCTGCCCTCCCAGTACTGGTACTACATGATCGAGCTCTCCTTCTACTGGTCCCTGCTCTTCAGCATTGCCTCCGACGTCAAGCGCAAG GACTTCAAAGAGCAAATCATCCACCACGTTGCCACCATCATCCTCATCAGCTTCTCCTGGTTCGCCAACTACGTCCGTGCCGGGACGCTCATCATGGCCCTGCACGACTCCTCGGATTATCTGCTGGAG tCTGCCAAGATGTTCAACTACGCCGGGTGGAGGAACACCTGCAACAACATCTTCATCATCTTCGCCGCCGTCTTCATCATCACCCGCCTGGTCATCCTCCCCTTCtg GATCATGCACTGCACGATGGTTTATCCGTTGGAGCTCTACCCAGCCTTCTTTGGCTACTACTTCTTCAACGTCATGATGGTGGTGCTGCAGTCGCTGCACATCTTCTGGGCCTACCTCATCATCCGCATGGCCCAGAAGTTCATAACTGGAAAG GTGGTGGAGGACGAGCGCAGTGACCGTGAGGAGACGGACAactctgaggaggaggaggaggtgaccAAGAACGGGCCCCTCTCCAATGGCCACCCCGTGCTCAACAACAACCACCGCAAAACCGACTGA